TCCTCTCGGGAGTTGTGATGACGGTGTTTAATCGGATCGTGCTCCACATTGCGTCAAACAGCGAGCACGACGGTCTTCCCGGAGAAAGAGCTCTTATATCCAACGCCGCTTCCATTCCCGGCCTCTACACCGCCGCGCTCGCCGTACAGCTTCCTTTTGTTTTTTTTCTCGTTATTGCAAGCCCCGCCATTTCACGATTTTTTGCTTTTGAAACGTCGTGGAGTTTTTCTGTATTTGCAGTGGCTCTCCTGTTGACCGTGCCTGCTACTTTTTATGGAGCGTACCTCCAGGGGAAAAGTGAGTTTATGGCATTATCGTTATCGCAAGCCATCTCTGCGGGAGGCAAACTCGCTCTCGCAATCCTTTTGGTTGTTCTCGGGATGGGCGTTTTTGGTGCCATAGGGGCTCTTGCTATCGCATCTTTCATCGCAATTTTATACATGCGATCGAGATCCAAAGGATTCGCACTTTCTCTTGTTTCTTTTAAGCAGATGGTATATGCCATCAAAAAAGAAATCTCTTACGGTATCCTTATTTTGCTCTCCCTGGGGCTGGTAACATTTCTCTATTCTGCTGATGTTCTGGTGATCAAACGCCTTTTTAGTCCCGAAGTCGCAGGAATGTATAGTGGCGTTGCAACCATTGCAAGGATCATTTTTTTTGGCACTGCTTCGGTCGGTGCGGTACTCCTTTCTTCTATAAAGATACACAATACGGCAGAGCAAAATCGCACAATCCTAAAAAAGGGATTTCTCTATGTAGGTGTTCTCGGCGGGGGAGCGTTTCTCATATTTGCGCTTTTCCCTGCACAGATCATCACCCTTCTTATTGGAGCAAAATATGCCCCCCTCGCGTACCTTCTTCCTCTTTTTTCACTCTCTTCACTCCTCGTCTCTTTCCTTAGTTTGTTTGTAACCTACCTCCTCGCCTTGCGTTCCAGGGCGCTTATTCCGGTATCTGTGGTAGGATTCATTGCTGTTTTTGTACTCATCGCCACAAATCACAGCACTCCCGGGACCATCGTGTTTGATTTTGCCGCAAGTACGGCATTCACGCTTGTGCTCCTCGCGTCATCACTTCATTTTTTTAAAAAAAGCATTTAGAAAACATTATGAGAAAAATAGATAAAAAAATATCAATCATCATTCCTGTTCACGACGAAGAGGCGAATATCCCCCTAGTGTATGCGGAGCTTGTGCGAGTGTTTGCCGCACTTCCATATTTTTACGAAATAATTTTTATTGACGATGGAAGCAAAGATGCTTCGCGTGAAGCAGTCAAGTCGCTTGCGCAAAGCGATTCGTCTGTGCGCTTGATCGAATTTTCTCGTAACTTTGGCAAAGAGGCCGCCACAACAGCCGGCTTTCATCACGCACTGGGTGATGCGATTATCTGTATTGATGCCGATCTCCAGCACCCGCCAGCACTTATTCCAAAATTCATTCGACTATGGGAAGAGGGTGCCGAAATCGTTTTTGGCGTACGTAATAATAATGCAAGCGACTCATTCATAAAAAAAATGGGTTCCGCGCTCTATTACAAGATCATACGGCTCATGTCTGAGACCGAGATACTGCCACGTGCAACAGATTTTCGCCTGCTCGATCGCAGTGTTGTTCTTGAGTTCAATCGCCTTACGGAGCACAGTCGCATGACGCGCGGACTCATTGACTGGCTGGGCTTTCGCCGTGTGCCCGTTTACTTTGATGCTCCGGAGCGTCTCGTTGGTGAAGCATCGTATGGTTTTTTGAAACTGATGCGACTGGCCACCGAAAGTGTCATTTCCCATAGTCTCCTGCCGCTCCGCCTCGCAGGATATATTGGCGTAGTCATCATGATTCTCTCCAGTATTCTCGGAACAGTCATGTTTGTTGACCGCTATATAGTTTCATTGAATTTCAACTTTTCCGGGCCCGCCATCCTTGCTGACATCACTCTTTTCCTTGTAGGAATTGTCCTTGTTTCGCTTGGACTTCTCGCATACTACATCGGCCATATTCATACCGAGACACAGAATAGACCGCTTTATATTGTGCGCAG
The sequence above is a segment of the bacterium genome. Coding sequences within it:
- a CDS encoding glycosyltransferase family 2 protein, with translation MRKIDKKISIIIPVHDEEANIPLVYAELVRVFAALPYFYEIIFIDDGSKDASREAVKSLAQSDSSVRLIEFSRNFGKEAATTAGFHHALGDAIICIDADLQHPPALIPKFIRLWEEGAEIVFGVRNNNASDSFIKKMGSALYYKIIRLMSETEILPRATDFRLLDRSVVLEFNRLTEHSRMTRGLIDWLGFRRVPVYFDAPERLVGEASYGFLKLMRLATESVISHSLLPLRLAGYIGVVIMILSSILGTVMFVDRYIVSLNFNFSGPAILADITLFLVGIVLVSLGLLAYYIGHIHTETQNRPLYIVRRDHKK
- a CDS encoding oligosaccharide flippase family protein; amino-acid sequence: MIKKSIALVREDTFLKNNVIFFLGSIVIAFLNYLYHPIMSRLLTVEEFGEVQTIFSLVFLSGVVMTVFNRIVLHIASNSEHDGLPGERALISNAASIPGLYTAALAVQLPFVFFLVIASPAISRFFAFETSWSFSVFAVALLLTVPATFYGAYLQGKSEFMALSLSQAISAGGKLALAILLVVLGMGVFGAIGALAIASFIAILYMRSRSKGFALSLVSFKQMVYAIKKEISYGILILLSLGLVTFLYSADVLVIKRLFSPEVAGMYSGVATIARIIFFGTASVGAVLLSSIKIHNTAEQNRTILKKGFLYVGVLGGGAFLIFALFPAQIITLLIGAKYAPLAYLLPLFSLSSLLVSFLSLFVTYLLALRSRALIPVSVVGFIAVFVLIATNHSTPGTIVFDFAASTAFTLVLLASSLHFFKKSI